From Gallus gallus isolate bGalGal1 chromosome 14, bGalGal1.mat.broiler.GRCg7b, whole genome shotgun sequence, one genomic window encodes:
- the EPN2 gene encoding epsin-2 isoform X3 translates to MTTSSIRRQMKNIVNNYSEAEIKVREATSNDPWGPSSSLMTEIADLTYNVVAFSEIMSMIWKRLNDHGKNWRHVYKALTLLDYLIKTGSERVAQQCKENIFAIQTLKDFQYIDRDGKDQGINVREKSKQLVSLLKDDERLKTERAQALKTKERMAQVATGVGSNQITFGRGSSQPNLSTSYSEQEYGKSGGSPASYHGSTSPRVSSELEQARPQTSGEEELQLQLALAMSREVAEQHTTLLDLMDALPSSAPAPQKTEPWGPPAAVANQTDPWGGSTVAATASDPWQSFGAKPAASVDPWAAPAGSATQSLSKNVDPWAPAQPSSTAAKPSVDPWGPAPANKPLSTSGSTSFDLFSNLNGTVKDDFSEFDTLRTSKKPAESGSTLPSQHSGTTSPDLFDSQHSSMTSGKQSAARKTPESFLGPNAALVNLDSLVSKPPQPVTSLNPFLAPGAATAPTPINPFQVNQPQPLTLNQMRASPVMGTSPSFSAVPPISMEPIPLSSMAPVPVGMAPIPAMGTVASITRMGQGMNVSIAGSMTQPLHSTGIPPSASQSTNTTNPFLL, encoded by the exons atgacgACTTCATCTATTAGGCGGCAGATGAAGAACATTGTGAACAATTACTCGGAGGCCGAAATCAAAGTCCGGGAAGCGACCTCCAACGACCCATGGGGTCCCTCAAGTTCACTGATGACTGAAATAGCAGATCTGACCTACAACGTTGTGGCCTTCTCTGAAATTATGAGCATGATCTGGAAGCGACTCAATGACCACGGCAAGAACTGGCGACACGTGTACAAGGCCCTTACTCTGTTAGATTACCTGATTAAAACTGGTTCTGAGAGAGTGGCGCAGCAGTGTaaagagaatatttttgctATCCAAACATTGAAAGATTTCCAGTATATTGATCGAGATGGTAAAGATCAGGGCATCAATGTAAGGGAGAAATCCAAGCAGCTTGTGTCTCTGCTGAAGGATGACGAGCGACTGAAGACGGAGAGGGCCCAGGCACTGAAGACCAAAGAACGCATGGCTCAGGTAGCCACCGGGGTGGGCAGCAACCAGATCACCTTCGGTCGGGGCTCCAGTCAGCCCAACTTGTCCACCAGCTACTCGGAGCAGGAGTATGGCAAGTCTGGAGGCTCTCCAGCATCCTACCATGGCT CAACGTCCCCACGAGTTTCCTCTGAGCTGGAGCAGGCCCGACCCCAGACCAGTGGGgaagaagagctgcagctgcagttgGCGCTGGCGATGAGCCGGGAGGTGGCGGAGCAG CATACTACTCTTTTGGACCTAATGGATGCCCTGCCCTCATCGGCACCGGCCCCACAGAAAACAGAGCCCTGGGgacctcctgctgctgttgcaaACCAAACTGATCCCTGGGGAGGATCCACAGTTGCAGCTACTGCCTCTGACCCATGGCAATCATTTG gtgCCAAACCAGCTGCTTCTGTTGACCCGtgggcagcaccagcaggaTCTGCAACTCAGTCTCTGTCCAAAAATGTTGACCCATGGGCTCCTGCTCAGCCATCTTCTACTGCAGCAAAACCTTCGGTGGATCCTTGGGGACCAGCGCCCGCAAACAAACCCCTCTCTACTTCTG GAAGTACATCTTTTGACCTCTTCAGTAATTTGAATGGTACAGTTAAAGATGATTTTTCTGAATTTGACACACTTCGAACTTCCAAAAAACCAG CTGAATCAGGTTCCACTTTGCCGTCCCAGCATAGCGGTACCACAAGTCCTGATCTCTTTGATTCCCAACACTCAAGCATGACATCAGGCAAACAGAGCGCAGCTCGAAAAACCCCCGAGTCTTTTTTGGGCCCCAATGCTGCTCTGGTGAACCTGGATTCACTGGTGTCCAAGCCACCGCAACCTGTAACTTCGCTGAATCCATTCTTGGCACCAG GTGCAGCTACAGCACCAACTCCAATCAACCCCTTCCAAGTGAATCAGCCTCAGCCACTCACTCTAAATCAGATGAGAGCAAGTCCTGTGATGGGAACCAGTCCTTCTTTCAGTGCTGTGCCACCAATAAGCATGGAGCCAATACCTCTGTCTTCCATGGCCCCAGTGCCTGTGGGAATGGCACCGATACCAGCTATGGGCACTGTGGCATCCATAACAAGGATGGGCCAGGGGATGAACGTGAGCATTGCAGGATCAATGACCCAACCTCTTCACAGTACAGGAATCCCGCCGTCAGCATCCCAGTCTACAAATACAACTAACCCTTTTCTCCTATAA
- the EPN2 gene encoding epsin-2 isoform X5 — MTTSSIRRQMKNIVNNYSEAEIKVREATSNDPWGPSSSLMTEIADLTYNVVAFSEIMSMIWKRLNDHGKNWRHVYKALTLLDYLIKTGSERVAQQCKENIFAIQTLKDFQYIDRDGKDQGINVREKSKQLVSLLKDDERLKTERAQALKTKERMAQVATGVGSNQITFGRGSSQPNLSTSYSEQEYGKSGGSPASYHGSTSPRVSSELEQARPQTSGEEELQLQLALAMSREVAEQEERLRRGDDLRLQMALEESRRDTIKIPKKKEHTTLLDLMDALPSSAPAPQKTEPWGPPAAVANQTDPWGGSTVAATASDPWQSFGAKPAASVDPWAAPAGSATQSLSKNVDPWAPAQPSSTAAKPSVDPWGPAPANKPLSTSGSTSFDLFSNLNGTVKDDFSEFDTLRTSKKPAESGSTLPSQHSGTTSPDLFDSQHSSMTSGKQSAARKTPESFLGPNAALVNLDSLVSKPPQPVTSLNPFLAPDVLLLPDSA; from the exons atgacgACTTCATCTATTAGGCGGCAGATGAAGAACATTGTGAACAATTACTCGGAGGCCGAAATCAAAGTCCGGGAAGCGACCTCCAACGACCCATGGGGTCCCTCAAGTTCACTGATGACTGAAATAGCAGATCTGACCTACAACGTTGTGGCCTTCTCTGAAATTATGAGCATGATCTGGAAGCGACTCAATGACCACGGCAAGAACTGGCGACACGTGTACAAGGCCCTTACTCTGTTAGATTACCTGATTAAAACTGGTTCTGAGAGAGTGGCGCAGCAGTGTaaagagaatatttttgctATCCAAACATTGAAAGATTTCCAGTATATTGATCGAGATGGTAAAGATCAGGGCATCAATGTAAGGGAGAAATCCAAGCAGCTTGTGTCTCTGCTGAAGGATGACGAGCGACTGAAGACGGAGAGGGCCCAGGCACTGAAGACCAAAGAACGCATGGCTCAGGTAGCCACCGGGGTGGGCAGCAACCAGATCACCTTCGGTCGGGGCTCCAGTCAGCCCAACTTGTCCACCAGCTACTCGGAGCAGGAGTATGGCAAGTCTGGAGGCTCTCCAGCATCCTACCATGGCT CAACGTCCCCACGAGTTTCCTCTGAGCTGGAGCAGGCCCGACCCCAGACCAGTGGGgaagaagagctgcagctgcagttgGCGCTGGCGATGAGCCGGGAGGTGGCGGAGCAG GAGGAGCGCCTCAGACGCGGAGATGATCTGAGATTACAGATGGCTCTGGAGGAGAGTCGCAGAGACACAATTAAAATTCCCAAAAAGAAGGAG CATACTACTCTTTTGGACCTAATGGATGCCCTGCCCTCATCGGCACCGGCCCCACAGAAAACAGAGCCCTGGGgacctcctgctgctgttgcaaACCAAACTGATCCCTGGGGAGGATCCACAGTTGCAGCTACTGCCTCTGACCCATGGCAATCATTTG gtgCCAAACCAGCTGCTTCTGTTGACCCGtgggcagcaccagcaggaTCTGCAACTCAGTCTCTGTCCAAAAATGTTGACCCATGGGCTCCTGCTCAGCCATCTTCTACTGCAGCAAAACCTTCGGTGGATCCTTGGGGACCAGCGCCCGCAAACAAACCCCTCTCTACTTCTG GAAGTACATCTTTTGACCTCTTCAGTAATTTGAATGGTACAGTTAAAGATGATTTTTCTGAATTTGACACACTTCGAACTTCCAAAAAACCAG CTGAATCAGGTTCCACTTTGCCGTCCCAGCATAGCGGTACCACAAGTCCTGATCTCTTTGATTCCCAACACTCAAGCATGACATCAGGCAAACAGAGCGCAGCTCGAAAAACCCCCGAGTCTTTTTTGGGCCCCAATGCTGCTCTGGTGAACCTGGATTCACTGGTGTCCAAGCCACCGCAACCTGTAACTTCGCTGAATCCATTCTTGGCACCAG ATGTGTTGCTTCTTCCAGACTCTGCGTAG
- the EPN2 gene encoding epsin-2 isoform X4, whose amino-acid sequence MTTSSIRRQMKNIVNNYSEAEIKVREATSNDPWGPSSSLMTEIADLTYNVVAFSEIMSMIWKRLNDHGKNWRHVYKALTLLDYLIKTGSERVAQQCKENIFAIQTLKDFQYIDRDGKDQGINVREKSKQLVSLLKDDERLKTERAQALKTKERMAQVATGVGSNQITFGRGSSQPNLSTSYSEQEYGKSGGSPASYHGSTSPRVSSELEQARPQTSGEEELQLQLALAMSREVAEQVSAREERLRRGDDLRLQMALEESRRDTIKIPKKKEHTTLLDLMDALPSSAPAPQKTEPWGPPAAVANQTDPWGGSTVAATASDPWQSFGAKPAASVDPWAAPAGSATQSLSKNVDPWAPAQPSSTAAKPSVDPWGPAPANKPLSTSGSTSFDLFSNLNGTVKDDFSEFDTLRTSKKPAESGSTLPSQHSGTTSPDLFDSQHSSMTSGKQSAARKTPESFLGPNAALVNLDSLVSKPPQPVTSLNPFLAPDVLLLPDSA is encoded by the exons atgacgACTTCATCTATTAGGCGGCAGATGAAGAACATTGTGAACAATTACTCGGAGGCCGAAATCAAAGTCCGGGAAGCGACCTCCAACGACCCATGGGGTCCCTCAAGTTCACTGATGACTGAAATAGCAGATCTGACCTACAACGTTGTGGCCTTCTCTGAAATTATGAGCATGATCTGGAAGCGACTCAATGACCACGGCAAGAACTGGCGACACGTGTACAAGGCCCTTACTCTGTTAGATTACCTGATTAAAACTGGTTCTGAGAGAGTGGCGCAGCAGTGTaaagagaatatttttgctATCCAAACATTGAAAGATTTCCAGTATATTGATCGAGATGGTAAAGATCAGGGCATCAATGTAAGGGAGAAATCCAAGCAGCTTGTGTCTCTGCTGAAGGATGACGAGCGACTGAAGACGGAGAGGGCCCAGGCACTGAAGACCAAAGAACGCATGGCTCAGGTAGCCACCGGGGTGGGCAGCAACCAGATCACCTTCGGTCGGGGCTCCAGTCAGCCCAACTTGTCCACCAGCTACTCGGAGCAGGAGTATGGCAAGTCTGGAGGCTCTCCAGCATCCTACCATGGCT CAACGTCCCCACGAGTTTCCTCTGAGCTGGAGCAGGCCCGACCCCAGACCAGTGGGgaagaagagctgcagctgcagttgGCGCTGGCGATGAGCCGGGAGGTGGCGGAGCAGGTCAGTGCCCGT GAGGAGCGCCTCAGACGCGGAGATGATCTGAGATTACAGATGGCTCTGGAGGAGAGTCGCAGAGACACAATTAAAATTCCCAAAAAGAAGGAG CATACTACTCTTTTGGACCTAATGGATGCCCTGCCCTCATCGGCACCGGCCCCACAGAAAACAGAGCCCTGGGgacctcctgctgctgttgcaaACCAAACTGATCCCTGGGGAGGATCCACAGTTGCAGCTACTGCCTCTGACCCATGGCAATCATTTG gtgCCAAACCAGCTGCTTCTGTTGACCCGtgggcagcaccagcaggaTCTGCAACTCAGTCTCTGTCCAAAAATGTTGACCCATGGGCTCCTGCTCAGCCATCTTCTACTGCAGCAAAACCTTCGGTGGATCCTTGGGGACCAGCGCCCGCAAACAAACCCCTCTCTACTTCTG GAAGTACATCTTTTGACCTCTTCAGTAATTTGAATGGTACAGTTAAAGATGATTTTTCTGAATTTGACACACTTCGAACTTCCAAAAAACCAG CTGAATCAGGTTCCACTTTGCCGTCCCAGCATAGCGGTACCACAAGTCCTGATCTCTTTGATTCCCAACACTCAAGCATGACATCAGGCAAACAGAGCGCAGCTCGAAAAACCCCCGAGTCTTTTTTGGGCCCCAATGCTGCTCTGGTGAACCTGGATTCACTGGTGTCCAAGCCACCGCAACCTGTAACTTCGCTGAATCCATTCTTGGCACCAG ATGTGTTGCTTCTTCCAGACTCTGCGTAG
- the EPN2 gene encoding epsin-2 isoform X1, giving the protein MTTSSIRRQMKNIVNNYSEAEIKVREATSNDPWGPSSSLMTEIADLTYNVVAFSEIMSMIWKRLNDHGKNWRHVYKALTLLDYLIKTGSERVAQQCKENIFAIQTLKDFQYIDRDGKDQGINVREKSKQLVSLLKDDERLKTERAQALKTKERMAQVATGVGSNQITFGRGSSQPNLSTSYSEQEYGKSGGSPASYHGSTSPRVSSELEQARPQTSGEEELQLQLALAMSREVAEQVSAREERLRRGDDLRLQMALEESRRDTIKIPKKKEHTTLLDLMDALPSSAPAPQKTEPWGPPAAVANQTDPWGGSTVAATASDPWQSFGAKPAASVDPWAAPAGSATQSLSKNVDPWAPAQPSSTAAKPSVDPWGPAPANKPLSTSGSTSFDLFSNLNGTVKDDFSEFDTLRTSKKPAESGSTLPSQHSGTTSPDLFDSQHSSMTSGKQSAARKTPESFLGPNAALVNLDSLVSKPPQPVTSLNPFLAPGAATAPTPINPFQVNQPQPLTLNQMRASPVMGTSPSFSAVPPISMEPIPLSSMAPVPVGMAPIPAMGTVASITRMGQGMNVSIAGSMTQPLHSTGIPPSASQSTNTTNPFLL; this is encoded by the exons atgacgACTTCATCTATTAGGCGGCAGATGAAGAACATTGTGAACAATTACTCGGAGGCCGAAATCAAAGTCCGGGAAGCGACCTCCAACGACCCATGGGGTCCCTCAAGTTCACTGATGACTGAAATAGCAGATCTGACCTACAACGTTGTGGCCTTCTCTGAAATTATGAGCATGATCTGGAAGCGACTCAATGACCACGGCAAGAACTGGCGACACGTGTACAAGGCCCTTACTCTGTTAGATTACCTGATTAAAACTGGTTCTGAGAGAGTGGCGCAGCAGTGTaaagagaatatttttgctATCCAAACATTGAAAGATTTCCAGTATATTGATCGAGATGGTAAAGATCAGGGCATCAATGTAAGGGAGAAATCCAAGCAGCTTGTGTCTCTGCTGAAGGATGACGAGCGACTGAAGACGGAGAGGGCCCAGGCACTGAAGACCAAAGAACGCATGGCTCAGGTAGCCACCGGGGTGGGCAGCAACCAGATCACCTTCGGTCGGGGCTCCAGTCAGCCCAACTTGTCCACCAGCTACTCGGAGCAGGAGTATGGCAAGTCTGGAGGCTCTCCAGCATCCTACCATGGCT CAACGTCCCCACGAGTTTCCTCTGAGCTGGAGCAGGCCCGACCCCAGACCAGTGGGgaagaagagctgcagctgcagttgGCGCTGGCGATGAGCCGGGAGGTGGCGGAGCAGGTCAGTGCCCGT GAGGAGCGCCTCAGACGCGGAGATGATCTGAGATTACAGATGGCTCTGGAGGAGAGTCGCAGAGACACAATTAAAATTCCCAAAAAGAAGGAG CATACTACTCTTTTGGACCTAATGGATGCCCTGCCCTCATCGGCACCGGCCCCACAGAAAACAGAGCCCTGGGgacctcctgctgctgttgcaaACCAAACTGATCCCTGGGGAGGATCCACAGTTGCAGCTACTGCCTCTGACCCATGGCAATCATTTG gtgCCAAACCAGCTGCTTCTGTTGACCCGtgggcagcaccagcaggaTCTGCAACTCAGTCTCTGTCCAAAAATGTTGACCCATGGGCTCCTGCTCAGCCATCTTCTACTGCAGCAAAACCTTCGGTGGATCCTTGGGGACCAGCGCCCGCAAACAAACCCCTCTCTACTTCTG GAAGTACATCTTTTGACCTCTTCAGTAATTTGAATGGTACAGTTAAAGATGATTTTTCTGAATTTGACACACTTCGAACTTCCAAAAAACCAG CTGAATCAGGTTCCACTTTGCCGTCCCAGCATAGCGGTACCACAAGTCCTGATCTCTTTGATTCCCAACACTCAAGCATGACATCAGGCAAACAGAGCGCAGCTCGAAAAACCCCCGAGTCTTTTTTGGGCCCCAATGCTGCTCTGGTGAACCTGGATTCACTGGTGTCCAAGCCACCGCAACCTGTAACTTCGCTGAATCCATTCTTGGCACCAG GTGCAGCTACAGCACCAACTCCAATCAACCCCTTCCAAGTGAATCAGCCTCAGCCACTCACTCTAAATCAGATGAGAGCAAGTCCTGTGATGGGAACCAGTCCTTCTTTCAGTGCTGTGCCACCAATAAGCATGGAGCCAATACCTCTGTCTTCCATGGCCCCAGTGCCTGTGGGAATGGCACCGATACCAGCTATGGGCACTGTGGCATCCATAACAAGGATGGGCCAGGGGATGAACGTGAGCATTGCAGGATCAATGACCCAACCTCTTCACAGTACAGGAATCCCGCCGTCAGCATCCCAGTCTACAAATACAACTAACCCTTTTCTCCTATAA
- the EPN2 gene encoding epsin-2 (The RefSeq protein has 1 substitution compared to this genomic sequence): MTTSSIRRQMKNIVNNYSEAEIKVREATSNDPWGPSSSLMTEIADLTYNVVAFSEIMSMIWKRLNDHGKNWRHVYKALTLLDYLIKTGSERVAQQCKENIFAIQTLKDFQYIDRDGKDQGINVREKSKQLVSLLKDDERLKTERAQALKTKERMAQVATGVGSNQITFGRGSSQPNLSTSYSEQEYGKSGGSPASYHGSTSPRVSSELEQARPQTSGEEELQLQLALAMSREVAEQEERLRRGDDLRLQMALEESRRDTIKIPKKKEHTTLLDLMDALPSSAPAPQKTEPWGPPAAVANQTDPWGGSTVAATASDPWQSFGAKPAASVDPWAAPAGSATQSLSKNVDPWAPAQPSSTAAKPSVDPWGPAPANKPLSTSGSTSFDLFSNLNGTVKDDFSEFDTLRTSKKPAESGSTLPSQHSGTTSPDLFDSQHSSMTSGKQSTARKTPESFLGPNAALVNLDSLVSKPPQPVTSLNPFLAPDV; this comes from the exons atgacgACTTCATCTATTAGGCGGCAGATGAAGAACATTGTGAACAATTACTCGGAGGCCGAAATCAAAGTCCGGGAAGCGACCTCCAACGACCCATGGGGTCCCTCAAGTTCACTGATGACTGAAATAGCAGATCTGACCTACAACGTTGTGGCCTTCTCTGAAATTATGAGCATGATCTGGAAGCGACTCAATGACCACGGCAAGAACTGGCGACACGTGTACAAGGCCCTTACTCTGTTAGATTACCTGATTAAAACTGGTTCTGAGAGAGTGGCGCAGCAGTGTaaagagaatatttttgctATCCAAACATTGAAAGATTTCCAGTATATTGATCGAGATGGTAAAGATCAGGGCATCAATGTAAGGGAGAAATCCAAGCAGCTTGTGTCTCTGCTGAAGGATGACGAGCGACTGAAGACGGAGAGGGCCCAGGCACTGAAGACCAAAGAACGCATGGCTCAGGTAGCCACCGGGGTGGGCAGCAACCAGATCACCTTCGGTCGGGGCTCCAGTCAGCCCAACTTGTCCACCAGCTACTCGGAGCAGGAGTATGGCAAGTCTGGAGGCTCTCCAGCATCCTACCATGGCT CAACGTCCCCACGAGTTTCCTCTGAGCTGGAGCAGGCCCGACCCCAGACCAGTGGGgaagaagagctgcagctgcagttgGCGCTGGCGATGAGCCGGGAGGTGGCGGAGCAG GAGGAGCGCCTCAGACGCGGAGATGATCTGAGATTACAGATGGCTCTGGAGGAGAGTCGCAGAGACACAATTAAAATTCCCAAAAAGAAGGAG CATACTACTCTTTTGGACCTAATGGATGCCCTGCCCTCATCGGCACCGGCCCCACAGAAAACAGAGCCCTGGGgacctcctgctgctgttgcaaACCAAACTGATCCCTGGGGAGGATCCACAGTTGCAGCTACTGCCTCTGACCCATGGCAATCATTTG gtgCCAAACCAGCTGCTTCTGTTGACCCGtgggcagcaccagcaggaTCTGCAACTCAGTCTCTGTCCAAAAATGTTGACCCATGGGCTCCTGCTCAGCCATCTTCTACTGCAGCAAAACCTTCGGTGGATCCTTGGGGACCAGCGCCCGCAAACAAACCCCTCTCTACTTCTG GAAGTACATCTTTTGACCTCTTCAGTAATTTGAATGGTACAGTTAAAGATGATTTTTCTGAATTTGACACACTTCGAACTTCCAAAAAACCAG CTGAATCAGGTTCCACTTTGCCGTCCCAGCATAGCGGTACCACAAGTCCTGATCTCTTTGATTCCCAACACTCAAGCATGACATCAGGCAAACAGAGCGCAGCTCGAAAAACCCCCGAGTCTTTTTTGGGCCCCAATGCTGCTCTGGTGAACCTGGATTCACTGGTGTCCAAGCCACCGCAACCTGTAACTTCGCTGAATCCATTCTTGGCACCAG ACGTGTAG
- the EPN2 gene encoding epsin-2 isoform X2, with the protein MTTSSIRRQMKNIVNNYSEAEIKVREATSNDPWGPSSSLMTEIADLTYNVVAFSEIMSMIWKRLNDHGKNWRHVYKALTLLDYLIKTGSERVAQQCKENIFAIQTLKDFQYIDRDGKDQGINVREKSKQLVSLLKDDERLKTERAQALKTKERMAQVATGVGSNQITFGRGSSQPNLSTSYSEQEYGKSGGSPASYHGSTSPRVSSELEQARPQTSGEEELQLQLALAMSREVAEQEERLRRGDDLRLQMALEESRRDTIKIPKKKEHTTLLDLMDALPSSAPAPQKTEPWGPPAAVANQTDPWGGSTVAATASDPWQSFGAKPAASVDPWAAPAGSATQSLSKNVDPWAPAQPSSTAAKPSVDPWGPAPANKPLSTSGSTSFDLFSNLNGTVKDDFSEFDTLRTSKKPAESGSTLPSQHSGTTSPDLFDSQHSSMTSGKQSAARKTPESFLGPNAALVNLDSLVSKPPQPVTSLNPFLAPGAATAPTPINPFQVNQPQPLTLNQMRASPVMGTSPSFSAVPPISMEPIPLSSMAPVPVGMAPIPAMGTVASITRMGQGMNVSIAGSMTQPLHSTGIPPSASQSTNTTNPFLL; encoded by the exons atgacgACTTCATCTATTAGGCGGCAGATGAAGAACATTGTGAACAATTACTCGGAGGCCGAAATCAAAGTCCGGGAAGCGACCTCCAACGACCCATGGGGTCCCTCAAGTTCACTGATGACTGAAATAGCAGATCTGACCTACAACGTTGTGGCCTTCTCTGAAATTATGAGCATGATCTGGAAGCGACTCAATGACCACGGCAAGAACTGGCGACACGTGTACAAGGCCCTTACTCTGTTAGATTACCTGATTAAAACTGGTTCTGAGAGAGTGGCGCAGCAGTGTaaagagaatatttttgctATCCAAACATTGAAAGATTTCCAGTATATTGATCGAGATGGTAAAGATCAGGGCATCAATGTAAGGGAGAAATCCAAGCAGCTTGTGTCTCTGCTGAAGGATGACGAGCGACTGAAGACGGAGAGGGCCCAGGCACTGAAGACCAAAGAACGCATGGCTCAGGTAGCCACCGGGGTGGGCAGCAACCAGATCACCTTCGGTCGGGGCTCCAGTCAGCCCAACTTGTCCACCAGCTACTCGGAGCAGGAGTATGGCAAGTCTGGAGGCTCTCCAGCATCCTACCATGGCT CAACGTCCCCACGAGTTTCCTCTGAGCTGGAGCAGGCCCGACCCCAGACCAGTGGGgaagaagagctgcagctgcagttgGCGCTGGCGATGAGCCGGGAGGTGGCGGAGCAG GAGGAGCGCCTCAGACGCGGAGATGATCTGAGATTACAGATGGCTCTGGAGGAGAGTCGCAGAGACACAATTAAAATTCCCAAAAAGAAGGAG CATACTACTCTTTTGGACCTAATGGATGCCCTGCCCTCATCGGCACCGGCCCCACAGAAAACAGAGCCCTGGGgacctcctgctgctgttgcaaACCAAACTGATCCCTGGGGAGGATCCACAGTTGCAGCTACTGCCTCTGACCCATGGCAATCATTTG gtgCCAAACCAGCTGCTTCTGTTGACCCGtgggcagcaccagcaggaTCTGCAACTCAGTCTCTGTCCAAAAATGTTGACCCATGGGCTCCTGCTCAGCCATCTTCTACTGCAGCAAAACCTTCGGTGGATCCTTGGGGACCAGCGCCCGCAAACAAACCCCTCTCTACTTCTG GAAGTACATCTTTTGACCTCTTCAGTAATTTGAATGGTACAGTTAAAGATGATTTTTCTGAATTTGACACACTTCGAACTTCCAAAAAACCAG CTGAATCAGGTTCCACTTTGCCGTCCCAGCATAGCGGTACCACAAGTCCTGATCTCTTTGATTCCCAACACTCAAGCATGACATCAGGCAAACAGAGCGCAGCTCGAAAAACCCCCGAGTCTTTTTTGGGCCCCAATGCTGCTCTGGTGAACCTGGATTCACTGGTGTCCAAGCCACCGCAACCTGTAACTTCGCTGAATCCATTCTTGGCACCAG GTGCAGCTACAGCACCAACTCCAATCAACCCCTTCCAAGTGAATCAGCCTCAGCCACTCACTCTAAATCAGATGAGAGCAAGTCCTGTGATGGGAACCAGTCCTTCTTTCAGTGCTGTGCCACCAATAAGCATGGAGCCAATACCTCTGTCTTCCATGGCCCCAGTGCCTGTGGGAATGGCACCGATACCAGCTATGGGCACTGTGGCATCCATAACAAGGATGGGCCAGGGGATGAACGTGAGCATTGCAGGATCAATGACCCAACCTCTTCACAGTACAGGAATCCCGCCGTCAGCATCCCAGTCTACAAATACAACTAACCCTTTTCTCCTATAA